From Enhydrobacter sp., the proteins below share one genomic window:
- a CDS encoding MFS transporter, producing MLGVESRYAWWRLAASAVLGTLGGVGMWSISVVLPAVEVEFGATRADVSLSYTTTMLGFGVGTMLVGRLIDTRGAFVTVLLASLLLVVGYVAAALSTSLWLFAAMQGALIGVGAAASFIPLVADISHWFDKRRGLAMAICASGNYLAGTLWPKVIDVIMREHDWRTAYLAVAVICLVGMVPCCVVLRPRAPVHAGGGGPPPAPYSARSLGLSPNGLQIWLAIAGVGCCVAMALPQAHIVAYCADLGYGTARGAELLSLMTAGGIVSRVASGWLADRLGGIRTLLLGSTLQAIALLAYLVSDTLLALYLVSALFGLVQGGIIPSYGVIVREYFPPQEAGARMGIAVSATIVGMALGGWMGGALVDLTGSYRASFVNAFAWNVLNGVMIWMLLFRQMRRRVFV from the coding sequence GGCCGCCAGCGCGGTGCTTGGCACGTTGGGCGGCGTCGGCATGTGGAGCATCTCGGTGGTGCTGCCTGCCGTCGAGGTCGAGTTCGGCGCCACGCGCGCCGACGTTTCCCTCTCCTACACCACAACCATGCTGGGCTTCGGCGTCGGCACCATGCTGGTCGGGCGACTGATCGACACGCGCGGCGCCTTCGTCACAGTCCTGCTGGCCTCGCTGCTGCTGGTCGTGGGCTATGTCGCGGCGGCGCTGAGCACGAGCCTCTGGCTGTTTGCCGCCATGCAGGGCGCGCTGATCGGCGTCGGCGCCGCGGCGAGCTTCATTCCGCTGGTCGCCGACATTTCGCACTGGTTCGACAAGAGGCGGGGGCTCGCCATGGCGATCTGCGCCTCGGGCAACTATCTCGCCGGCACGCTATGGCCCAAGGTGATCGACGTGATCATGCGCGAGCACGACTGGCGCACGGCCTATCTCGCGGTGGCTGTCATTTGCCTGGTCGGCATGGTCCCGTGCTGCGTCGTCCTGCGGCCGCGGGCGCCGGTTCATGCCGGCGGGGGCGGACCGCCGCCAGCGCCCTACTCCGCCCGCTCGCTCGGCCTGTCGCCGAACGGCCTGCAGATCTGGCTGGCGATCGCCGGGGTCGGCTGCTGCGTCGCCATGGCCCTGCCGCAGGCGCACATCGTCGCCTACTGCGCCGATCTCGGCTACGGCACGGCGCGCGGCGCCGAGCTGCTGTCGCTGATGACCGCCGGCGGCATCGTCAGTCGCGTCGCCTCGGGCTGGCTCGCCGACCGTCTCGGCGGCATCAGGACCTTGCTGCTCGGATCGACCCTGCAGGCGATTGCACTGCTCGCCTACCTCGTCTCCGACACGCTGCTCGCGCTCTATCTGGTGTCGGCCCTGTTCGGCCTCGTCCAGGGCGGCATCATCCCGTCCTACGGCGTGATCGTGCGCGAATACTTCCCGCCGCAGGAAGCCGGTGCGCGCATGGGCATCGCCGTGTCCGCTACCATCGTCGGCATGGCGCTCGGCGGCTGGATGGGCGGCGCGCTGGTCGACCTCACCGGCTCCTACCGCGCCTCCTTCGTCAACGCCTTCGCCTGGAACGTGCTCAACGGCGTCATGATCTGGATGCTGCTGTTCCGTCAGATGCGGCGCAGGGTTTTCGTCTGA